In one window of Anser cygnoides isolate HZ-2024a breed goose chromosome 3, Taihu_goose_T2T_genome, whole genome shotgun sequence DNA:
- the LOC125180733 gene encoding nuclear receptor subfamily 0 group B member 2-like: MLPAACSPTWLGCGQERPGANKFKGALQTGSHCFCPCACCLLPRGVHLQPVAGSKAGESPAEKSGGCQCETSHAESILYQIRKEEHQNEAKRHQQCHGPHHSTARSHCACVDESRVVLKTPGATCSTASGVLLKTLTFVRSLPSFYHVPWEDRFVLIQQNWAPLFVLGLAQERMDFDLREVLGPSLLKKILLNQSSTASNEPGSASLGTSLAEVQKIKNLLWKFWDLDISAREYAYLRGIILFHSVKFSWKLHSWLCA, translated from the exons ATGCTGCCGGCAGCGTGCAGCCCCACCTGGCTGGGCTGCGGGCAGGAGCGGCCGGGGGCAAACAAGTTCAAGGGAGCATTACAGACTGGGTCACATTGCTTCTGT CCCTGTGCCTGCTGTTTGCTGCCACGGGGGGTGCACCTGCAGCCCGTGGCCGGCTCTAAGGCTGGGGAGAGCCCGGCTGAGAAATCTGGGGGGTGTCAGTGCGAGACGAGCCATGCCGAGAGCATCCTGTACCAGATCCGTAAGGAAGAGCATCAAAATGAGGCCAAACGGCACCAGCAGTGTCATGGACCTCACCACTCCACAGCAAGAAGCCATTGCGCTTGTGTGGATGAAAGCAGAGTTGTCCTGAAAACGCCAGGAGCCACGTGCAGCACAGCTTCTGGAGTGCTCCTGAAGACGTTAACTTTTGTTAGGAGCTTGCCTTCTTTTTATCATGTGCCGTGGGAGGATCGGTTTGTCCTCATACAGCAGAACTGGGCCCCTCTTTTTGTCCTGGGCCTGGCACAAGAAAGGATGGATTTTGACCTGCGAGAGGTTTTGGGCCCCagtttattgaaaaaaatcctcctcAATCAATCTTCAACAGCTAGCAATGAACCGGGCAGCGCATCCCTGGGAACGTCCTTAGCAGAAGTTCAGAAGATTAAGAATTTATTGTGGAAATTTTGGGACCTGGACATAAGCGCAAGAGAATACGCCTATCTCAGAGGAAttattcttttccattctgttaAGTTCTCCTGGAAATTACACAGCTGGTTATGTGCCTAG